The Helianthus annuus cultivar XRQ/B chromosome 11, HanXRQr2.0-SUNRISE, whole genome shotgun sequence region TTTTTCTGCCTCTGCGCGTGGCGCTGGTTTACTTGCTTTTGTAGGCCTCATTTCATCTATTGCTAAGACTTCTTTGCTTGCGTATATCAGTGCGATGCCTGTTTCCGTTGGGAATCCGATGGCCGAGTGCGGTGCAGAGCAAATCATGCTGAAGTCTCCTTGTGATTCTCTCCCTAGGAGGATGTCGTGTCTTGAATGTGCAGGCAGCACCATGAAAGTGACTTCTTCTGTTCTTGAATTTCGTCTGTCCGAGAGTAACACCGGGAATGATATCTGTCCCAGGGGAAAGACGGcctcgttgcagaaaccagttagtAGGTAGTCTACTGGCTCCAAGCGCGCCTTGTCCTCctggtcaaattgattgaagcattgttcgtatatGATGTCCGCGGTGCTCCCTGGATCGATGAAGATGTAATCTGTTTGGTAATGACCAATCACTCATGGGATGACTGTTGGTCGTTTTTCCCTTGGGCCTCCTCTAACAACTGGGAAGATGACTTGCTTCTCGCGCCACGAATCATCTTGTGTACGCTTGTTGTAATTTTTCTTTGGTCTTCGTGGGCCTCCCTGCACCATGTGGGTCTCCAACTTCTTGAGTTTTTTGTTATCCGGCCCTTCATCTCTTCTTTGGATTTGGCGGTAGTCGCGCTTTCCGCCTTTGACCAGGTGAGTGAGCTTTCCATCCCTTAGGGCACTTTCAATTTCTTGCTTCAGGCTGAAACAGTCGTCGGTGAGGTGACCCGTATCCTTATGGAATTCATAGTAGAGATTCGGATCTtgaccccttttgttgcgcatctATAGGGGTGGTTTGAATTGGTGGTTTTCATTGGCCAAGACTTCCGACGGGGTCTTGGTTAATGGCGTCCACTGTTTCTCTCTGTTTTCTCTCTTTACTTATTTTCTGTGTGCCATCTGATTGATTGTGTGCCGCGCATCTTCTCTTGGTGGGCTTCTTTCTCTATGACTGGAAGGCCTCCATGACTGGCCTCTGCTTTTTCTGCCATGTCGGTCATTAGAGTTGTGCGTGTTGACGGTGGTCATCACCGGTCAACTGTTTGTCTGTCTGTGCTATTGTCTTGGCGGCCTCAATGAAagtttcccaatctttgggtcctccgtctcTACCTTTCACGCGCTTGATCAGGTCGTCGCACTTGACTGCCCTCATGAAGTGCGCGCGCATCATTTTTTCTCCCACATCCCCAATCTCCAAGCATTCTTTGTTATATCTTGTGATAAAATCTTCCACGCTTTCGTGGTCTCGGCGCCATATGTTTAGACAATCTGCTGGGTCTCTGGCGTGCCTCCGCTGTTGAGAGAAGTGTGCCAAGAACTTCTCTCTGAAGTCAACCCATGATTTAATTTTTCCTGCTGGTAAGCTGTCGAACCAGACGCGCGCTACGCCCACGAACGTTTGTGCGAACAGGTGGCACCAAGTTGGTAGGTTCCACCCACCTGTTGCTCCTGCGCCTTTGAAGACCTGGAGGTGATCGTCTGGATCTGTCAATCCATTGTATTTGCCAACGTTGTGCGGCAGCTTGGTTTTGTCTATGGCAGCTGTGGCAATCTCCCTGATGAATTTCGAATCTTCAGCCATGTCGTCTGGACGATAGCTTAGGGTATAGTCGTGCTCTGCCTTTGGGTTGTACCCTGCGCGTTTTGCGGGCTTGTATGCTTCATGTTCTGGGTATAGTTTGCTAAACACTGTGGTTTCCCCTTTGTATGTTGTGTCGTCTTCTTCTTCATCCCATTCTGTGTTCATATTGCGCGCGCCTAAACGAGCGTGGATCGGTTTTCTTTGCACATTGGGGTTTTGCACAAAGTTGCTTTCTGTTTCGCCATAGGTATCGCGCGTGTCGTGCGCGCTGGGTCTTCTCACATTTTGAACTGGTCCACTCTCCGGACGTAGGTTCCACGCGTTAGTCTGCTGAGTTGTAtgtgtactcagagaccttggtGGTGGAGTTACAAATGCTGACTGGTTAGCTTGTGCCTGGAGTAGAGCTTGCTGTGCGCTGAGTTACGTATAAACGAGGTTTATGGACGCCAtctgttcggcataccaggaggcgagagtttttccttcgggtagccctaaaagtgctGAGTAAttgagttgtgcttgttccgatggagctGAGGGGCCAGCTCCATGGTTTGGTGTCAGCATTGATGGTGGTGTTTGTTGCAACACCCCGGTCGGAGCTTGGAATGCGGCTCcatttgtggtttgagtgatgaTCCTTGCTAGTGGTGTTTGGAAAGTGGGTCCAGCTGTGGTTTGGCTAACAACCTTGGATACACTCCCAAAGATAGGAGGAAAATCATTGTTCAGTTGTCCCTCTTGGATGGTTTCGTTCCTTTGACCCCTTTGGACGTGTGTtgtgtccgaaacgagttcaaaggaagaaacttctccgtcAACGGGTGTGAGGGAGTTTGTACAACCATTTTTTACGAGTGTTTTTCAATAGAGAAAAGAGATGAGATTGGTTTTgcaaaaagcggatggcgccaatgatgaaacaccgATTGACACAAGGTTTATCGATGGGGTTATTTCGtctatggggttcaacctcttttcTTGCTCGTATCAATGGCtagagatctgcaaaacagtaaacaccgtcagtctcgttaagaggggaggaaggggatttccctcttaaccaggctccggcgtgagaataagtactgttctgagagaaataaacagtgtgtgtatagagtgagtatggagagtaaagatcctgaacctgaatgatgaagggtcctatttatagccggagggtgaagaaggaaggagcagcggtgccagctgtgggcgcgtgccagctgtccgaccaaggggaatatcctcttggtctgctctgtcaccgcaggtgtagtggtacacgtggcgttcttACATTTGCCCACGCTGGATACCCCGTACCGGCGTTGTCAGCCCTGCTCCCtgatttgtcgcaggcctatgtggcattctgcgagtggtgacacgtgttgtcctttatgtcggatagagcatctttggCGCCAGCTGCGAgtcttccagaagtttctagaagcttctgggtTGCTTCGCTGATGTGGACGCCTTGTATgctcaaaagtggtgtggtccctgccatataggcagggaattgggaccatacctcttcaatatatttaataaaatagcATGTCATTCAACGGAATAACTTATAATATTTAgttggcaaaagatcaaatacaaataatcttaacatactaaacatacaaattgaaggaaaacccaaaaagacaaggtgacatttttgtaattaccaccaactatcaaagttacaaccaaaaatacctaaaaaaacacaaatttttttttaaacattttttattaaaaaatcgctacatttcgttagcaaaaaaaaaaattttttttttggctgctactaaaagtagcgattttttaataaaaaatgttaaaaaaataaaataaaataatttgtgtgttttttttttatttttttagatttttttaggttttttggggggtttagtttttagcattttagcttgggtgggggggggggtaggtttttttaggtttttgggggtggggtggggggtggggggttaggtttttttaggtttttgggggtggggcggggggggggggtaggtttttttttaggtttttggggggtggggggggggtaggtttttttaggtttttggggggtgtggggggtaggttttttttaggtttttgaggggtggggggtttaggttttttttgggggtgggggagtggttaggtttttttaggtatatttgtagagtaactttgatagttattgataattacaaaaatgacaccttgtctttttgagttttccttcaatttgtatgtttagtatgttaagattatttgtacaagaactttacccataTTTAGTTATGACTATGTCGGGTCCCTCTATTATAAAGAAAAAATACAATAAGATAAGATGTGACAAACTTTTATGCACAAATTTCATCTACAGTTTTAATGATATATGAAAACATAAAACACAACGATGATATATGATGATAAATGTGGAAGGAAAACTATTTGAACAGTAATCAAGAAACACTCAAACTAGAAGTTATTCACACAAAAAAAAAGTATTTTATAATTTAAGATTCTTATTTAACGAAGAATTCAAGTTATAAAAGGTTTGTTTATAGCCTAAAAAAAGAGAAAGATCCATGAACTTGTGTATTTAGCCACACCCTTTAATAAATCAGTATAAACTGCTAAATTAACAATGGTCAGGGTAGACTACCCTGACCACTCGGTTTGATTTAATTCTTTCTTACCCGAACCGTAATTAACAATCAAGTCTAAAATTTATCGATACCGACCAAACCTAGCCATAAATACCCGTTAACATCAaaagtagcaaaaaaaaaaaaaagactatcCTTGTATATCATATTAACATTAACGAACACAAAATGTCACATTTTTCAACAATTGTCCAAACAAAACATCACAAAAATTTGATCTTCCccacaaaacaaaaaaaaaaacccaaacaaaaacatttttacaacaTTAAACagtttcaaaagaaatcaaactcCAAATAGTTCTGAGACCCCTTCTTCTCAGGTGCAATCACAAGCCCAGCAGTCTTCTTCTCCAACAAAGAAGTCGCCGGAGAAGCAACCCGGTCAAGCACCACCGCCTTTGGAATCTCCGGCGGACTCGCACAACGAATCAAAGCCCAATTAACCCCTTCGAAAAACGGATGTTGTTTAATCTCAGTCGCCCCTCTCTTATACGCCAACCGGTTTTTTGGTTCTTTTACTAACAAACCCCTGATCAAATCCCTCGCGGGAAAACTCACCACAGGCGAGTCCGGAAACCTCAATGGCTGCCCGACTACATTCGTTAATGTAGCCCGGTTACCTGACCCTTTAAACGGGGTCTTACCATAAAGTAACTCGTATAAGAAAACACCCAACGTCCACCAATCCACAGCACTCCCATGCCCCTCGTTTTTAATGATCTCTGGGGCTAAATACTCGTGGGTCCCAACAAACGACATTGAGCGGACCCCGGTTGGCTCGGCCATGAGCTCGGGCAACGGGGTCACTTGGTTGTTGATTTCGGATTTgggttttttgtcttttttggaTTTGAAGAATCTTGGTGAGAAACAGGATGTGGGGACCACACATGATGGTTCTATGCATGATGTTGGCTCAATGCAGGCTGGTTGGATGCAGTAATTGGAGGTTTTTCGAAGGGGTTCGTTGTTGTCGGATGATGAGTTTACCATTGTTGGGTTGACGGAACAGCGAAGGGAGAGGTCAAAGTCGGATAGCATTATGTGACCGTCTTCTCTAACGAGAACGTTTTCGGGCTTTAGGTCACGGTAGACAATTCCGAGCATGTGTAGGTATTCCATGGCGAGAAGGATCTCTGCAACGTAAAACCTGCAAAAAGCGATATGCAAAACGCCTTGAGTTGATATTGAAATATTGTTTTGAAAatcttattatttttttaaactttaatCAATACAATGGCCCAATCAAAACCATATGAGAAACCACTCATTTTCGTTGTCATCCAACCAGCCCGACCCGTCTATTTTACCACCTCTACGTTTTCTCGGTCAAattcgtgtttacattttgttTTCTATTGCTCGAACTTGTGTTTCATCATGTCAAGATTAACAACGATTCAAACATGATATAAAAGAAAACCGAGTTGAGATCAGAAGTTATACTTGACAGCTTGTTCGCAAAACCGCTTCGCGGGTTGCCTCTGTCTCAACATATGCAAATCGCCACCCGGGCAAAACTCCATTACCAAACACGAGAACTTATCCGTCTCAAAATGCGTATACAAAGTAGGAAGAAACGGGTGATCCAAACACTGAAGTATTTCCCTTTCGGTTTCCGCTCGCAATAGCTTGTTCCGCCCCTCGAGCGACACTTTATCCATCACTTTCATTGCAAAGTAAGCCTTCATACCACTAAGCTCACACAAATACACACTGCCGATATCACCACAACCCAATCTTTTCAACAATCGAAAATGGTTCAGACCCAAGGTTCCGTCTCTCGATCTGACGGTCTGGATTGCTTCCCACCGCGAGTCGTTTGATTTGTGAGGCTTGTTGATGTTGCTACTGAAAGTGCTGTAGTTACTTTCATCACTTAGATCAGTGCTTGTACTTCCTCTACACACACTGCTTTTTCCACTTTCGATACAATCTGTTTTTTCGGTAGATTTTGAAATGCTGACGTTTTGAGAGGTTGGTATTGACCGGTCTTTGAACGACATGTGTTGTGTCGGTTTTGTTTCTTTGACCGAGGCCATTGACTGTTTGACTTGCTTGGACTGACCAAGCAACAATTTTGAAACTGGTTTTGCTGACAATATCAAGGTCAAGCCTCGAATTCAGATGCTTCTTGTGGATCTGCAATTGTGGgagggtttttaaaattttaatttattaatttattaatttattagTTTTCAATATTTGTAAAGCAAAAGACTTTATTATCGACTacaaacgggtcgggtcgggtcgggtcttGAATTGGGGTGTTTGCCGTTTGGATGCGTGTTTTGAAAGTGATTATTTGAAATTAACAATCAAAATCAATTAATCAACATTAATCCATTACAAGAAACTACAACCTTCGGTTTTCTAGTATTAATCACATGATTTAGCGTTTGGCAAAtttgattattagttaaaaaatgaccaaaatagacATTATTATAAAGGAGTGTTTGGCAAACACTAGCAAGTAGACAATCAATTTTGTTACAACTAAAAACCGATTATATTAACTAACCTCCCTGCGATCCGCTACTGTCTGATCTCTATCCCGCGACAAGTGACATACCGAATACCCGGTGTAGTGATCCTTTTTTAATAATCtacatgttgataatttacataaCATATGTTAAAACGAGCTTAAAAACAATATTCACAAATAAAGTCAGCAAATTTCACACTAGTGACAGATCTGCTGTCAATTAAAAGCATCAAAACTCAAAATCTCAAACAAATCAAGATAATATCTAACTTACAATTTCAAGAACACCCAACAACACAAattttcaagaaatcaagaacCCATTAACAATAATTCATCAAGATACCAACTTTTAATCTTGATCTTCTCCAAGAAACAAAGAATCAACCAAGATAATATTAAACTTACAGTTTCAAGAACACCCAACAACAcaaattttcaagaaattaaaaACCCATTAACAAGAATTCATCAAGATACCAACTTTTAATCTTGATCTTCTCCAAGAAACAAAGACtcaattaaaataatatttaactAGTTTCAAGAACACCAACAACATAAAGTcataatttttcaagaaatcaagaacCCATTAACAAGAATTCATCAAGATACAAACTTTTGATCTTGATCTTCTCCAAGAAACAAAGAATCAACCAAGATAATATTTAACTTGCAGTTTTAAGAACACCCAACAACAtaaattttcaagaaattaaaaACCCATTAACAAGAATTGATCAAGATACCAACTTTTGATCTTGATCTTCTCCAAGAAACAAAGAATGAATCAAGCAATAGGTTTGGTCATTTGCATAGTAATGTGATCATCTAAACATGATCAAATGAGAAGATAAGATCATAAGAAGAAAGTCATGAAATGGGGCATTAGACCCCACCAAACAAAATGAGCCCAACAAACAACAACCATGGTGAGGTGAAGTGAAAAGACAATTGGGTGAAAAAGCATACCTTAAAGATGAGAACTTTAGGGTTCTTGGTGAAGCATGAAAGAAGAGAAAAAGGGAAAGAGGAGATGGTAGTAATGGTCCAATAGTGTGGTGGTGTGATATAAAGAGAGAAAGGAGGAGGGAGGAGCACTCTGTCCCATAATTGTGGTCTAAAGATGAAAAAAGGTTTCGAGTGTTGGGGCTGTCTATGTGGGGCTCTCGTCACTGGCCAAGATTGTGAATATCGAAAACTTTGTTGCTTGTTATTTCTATTTGTATTTCTATTTATTTACtttttagaagaaaaaaaagTTTGATTTAGTGTTAGCCAAGTGTGCTAAGACTCAAAAGGTTATGGGTTTAAATCTTACGTTATATGGTGTAGTATAGTTTATTATGTCATATCAGCACCacgtaattatataaaaaaataaagagatCTGATTGGATATGTACGTGGGCCTCTAAGTCTCCCTCCATAATGCTCGTGATCCGTCTATACCCTCCATAGCACCTAGGCAGCGGTTCCACGCCAAATAGCCTTATTCCAAGGTAAACCGAGAGTCAAACGGACTCAAATCTTATTACAGATATATGACGTATAAACGATGGAAAAATCCTTAAAATATCCGTATTTTATGGAAAACGAGGTCAAAAATGGACATTTTAGGAAATTTTCGGTGAACGGATTTGTATCGTGTGTTTGTTTTGCATGTTTTTGTATGCTCACTATAAAACTTGTTTTAGCAACGGAAGAAAAACGTACATCTATCTTTAATATAACTTACCTATCACACATCTCCCTCTAGGGTACAGTTGCAAGATCAAGTCTCGATTAACAAGCCATGTTGTCATTAGGTGTTTCAAAAACAACTAACCTTTAGGGATCTTTGAAACTCGTTGATGATGTAGATGGTGAAATCTTCACGGTTTCACTAATGGTATCCACAAACGAACAATACAGCACAAGTAGGTGCTAGTCAACAACAAAAATAATCAAAGATCCAAGCTTTGCAAACTTGAATTTCGTTCCTTTGATCTTGGTGGCTAAGAATTTGGTCTCCCGGGCACCTCCAATATTTCAACCTCGACTAATGAATGGAATAACTAAGTGTTGCCCATTTCTTGTATTTATAATGCCTCCAAGTGAATTTCAAAATAATGACTCTTAATCTTAGCTTATCCATAAATTCATAATCTTAGCTTATCCTTAAATtcattatgttatgttatgttatgttatgttatgttatgttatgttatgttatgttatgttatgttatgttatgttatgttatgttatgttatgttatgttatctTATCTTATCTTATCTTATCTTATCTTATCTTATCGTATCTTATCttatatgttatgttatgttatgttatgttatctTTTGTTATGCTATCTTATCTTATCTTTCTATACTAGTAAATGAAATTTTTTTGACACGTGTCAATCTCTGTTCCTCCTTATCTTATTTTTCAATTTCTTTTTTCTATTAAATAATAGTTTAACTAAATATAATTTAGATaaagataatattttttttatcaaactttGAATTAATAATCTTCTTATCTTATTTTTCAATTTCTTTTTCCTATTAAACAAGATAATAACTTTTTATCAAACtttgaattaataataataataataatatataatttgtaatacacatgtttctaacctaataatacATAAAAAAGCAAACTAAATttttaataagtaaatagtacatcgAATTTATCATTTAAATACATATCTTGACTGTATATTTTAATcgattatattatatttatttaactcgtgtaatatacgatgtattttaaaaatataactatattacttattatataaaattaaatttatgcaCCCGTATAAAACACGGGTTTCTAAactagtattat contains the following coding sequences:
- the LOC110890066 gene encoding serine/threonine-protein kinase D6PKL2 translates to MASVKETKPTQHMSFKDRSIPTSQNVSISKSTEKTDCIESGKSSVCRGSTSTDLSDESNYSTFSSNINKPHKSNDSRWEAIQTVRSRDGTLGLNHFRLLKRLGCGDIGSVYLCELSGMKAYFAMKVMDKVSLEGRNKLLRAETEREILQCLDHPFLPTLYTHFETDKFSCLVMEFCPGGDLHMLRQRQPAKRFCEQAVKFYVAEILLAMEYLHMLGIVYRDLKPENVLVREDGHIMLSDFDLSLRCSVNPTMVNSSSDNNEPLRKTSNYCIQPACIEPTSCIEPSCVVPTSCFSPRFFKSKKDKKPKSEINNQVTPLPELMAEPTGVRSMSFVGTHEYLAPEIIKNEGHGSAVDWWTLGVFLYELLYGKTPFKGSGNRATLTNVVGQPLRFPDSPVVSFPARDLIRGLLVKEPKNRLAYKRGATEIKQHPFFEGVNWALIRCASPPEIPKAVVLDRVASPATSLLEKKTAGLVIAPEKKGSQNYLEFDFF